The segment ATCTGCAAGAGGCAGAGGATCAGCGCCACCACCGTGAGCAGGCCTGACCAGGGCACATCGGCGGCCACTAGGCCCAGACCGATCAGCAGCGATTGCAAAAAAGCCACCCCCACCACCCCGCGTGACACGTTGCGCACGGTGGTGGCCGTGATCAGCTGCACCGTGTCGGCGTGCTCCGGCACCAGGCGAGCCAGCAGCTTCCGCAGCCTGAGCAGCAATGCTTCGGAGTGCACCAGCATCAAGGCCGCCACCAGCAGGCTCAGCAGCAGCTTGAGGAAGCCAAGTCCCTTGGCGAGGGTGGTTTCCAGCAGGCGGGTACCCAGGCTCGTGAGCGTGTCCGAATGGGTGCGCAGCAGAGTGTGCAGGTCGCCGATCACGCCGTGCCAGAGCGGCTGGATCGCGGGGCCCACCACGGGAATCTCCAGCAGCAGGGTGGGCGGTTGTGGCAGCGCCTGTTGGCCGTGGCGCACCAGGTGCACCAGCTCGCTCACATTGCTGAGCAGGGCGGCCGCGAGGGCGCCCACCGGGCCGAGCAGGATCAGCAGCCCCACCACCACGATCAAGCCGGCTGCCCACCAGCGCCCCAGCCGTAGCCGACGCTGCAACCAGAGATGCAGTGGCTTGAGGATCACCGCCAGCAGGCTCGCCCACACCAGGATTTCGGCAAAGGGCTGCAGGATCAGCACGCAGGCGGCGCCGAGGCTCGCCAGCAGCAGCAGCCTGATCAGGGCGTCAAGGGGGAGGGGCATCTCAGGCGGCGCTTGGGGGCCCGGCCTCAAAGCGATCCAGCAGCACCTGCACCGGGATCTGGGTGCGGAAACGGCAGGCGCTGGTTTCGCTGCAATCGAGGGTGCCGTGCTCCCAGAACTTGTTGCTGCCCATGCCGCCGCCGCAGAGGCCGTAGTAGTCGCAACTGCTCTGGCAGCGCGCCATCCCGGAGGTCACGTCGCCCCAGAGTTGCTGAAAGCGGGGGGTGTGGGCGGCCTCCACCAGGCTGGTGGTGCGGATGTTGCCCAGGTTGAAGCTGCCGTAGCGCTCACTGCTCACCGAGAGCAGCTCGGGATCAAAGGTGGAGAAGTTGCCCTGCCAATCCACGCTGAGGATGGAATAGGGCCGGTTGAGTTCGTTCTGGTTGAGGCGGCGGTTGCGCTGAATCAGATCGATCACCTGCTGAAACTCCCGCAGCATTAGCGGGTGGCCATCGGCTTCACTGAGCTGCCAGAAGCGGGTGAGGAACTGGCGGTAGCGCTCCTCCTGCTCGCTCCCCTGCATCGAGGAGCTGGTGTGCACGCCCTCCTGCTCCTCTACGTTGAAGCCCACGGAGGTGATGCCGTTGTCGCGGAAGAAGCGATACATCGCCTCGGGTTGCTCCATCGCGGCGGCGGTCACCACGGCGATCACATGGCAAGGGATGCCGTTGCGCTTGAGCGCTTCGATGCCTCGCATCGTGAGGTGATGGGAGGCGTTGCCGTTGCGAAAGCGGCGATGGGCGTCGTGGATGGCCGCCGGCCCGTCCACGCTCACGCCCACC is part of the Synechococcus sp. HK05 genome and harbors:
- the grrM gene encoding cyclophane-forming radical SAM/SPASM peptide maturase GrrM/OscB yields the protein MISGEITPAGSALPDLELSRFGPIGLVVVQSTSLCNLDCDYCYLPDRQKRRVFDLELLPLLLQRILESPFCGPQLSLVWHAGEPLTLPCSYYDEATAIIERCVQEYTGGAVVIEQHVQTNGTLINDAWCDCFRRNGIVVGVSVDGPAAIHDAHRRFRNGNASHHLTMRGIEALKRNGIPCHVIAVVTAAAMEQPEAMYRFFRDNGITSVGFNVEEQEGVHTSSSMQGSEQEERYRQFLTRFWQLSEADGHPLMLREFQQVIDLIQRNRRLNQNELNRPYSILSVDWQGNFSTFDPELLSVSSERYGSFNLGNIRTTSLVEAAHTPRFQQLWGDVTSGMARCQSSCDYYGLCGGGMGSNKFWEHGTLDCSETSACRFRTQIPVQVLLDRFEAGPPSAA
- a CDS encoding AI-2E family transporter, which gives rise to MPLPLDALIRLLLLASLGAACVLILQPFAEILVWASLLAVILKPLHLWLQRRLRLGRWWAAGLIVVVGLLILLGPVGALAAALLSNVSELVHLVRHGQQALPQPPTLLLEIPVVGPAIQPLWHGVIGDLHTLLRTHSDTLTSLGTRLLETTLAKGLGFLKLLLSLLVAALMLVHSEALLLRLRKLLARLVPEHADTVQLITATTVRNVSRGVVGVAFLQSLLIGLGLVAADVPWSGLLTVVALILCLLQIGPLPVVLVALVMAWNHLPPLLALLLSLWLVAATLLEHLLKPLLMARGLPVPMLVILVGVLGGTLKAGLAGLFLGPVLLSLGYHFVRLWVGTTSQPAP